A stretch of DNA from Pseudonocardia hierapolitana:
CAGCTCGACGACCTCCGCCAGCGCCTCGGCGGACTCCCCGGCCGTACGGCCGTCCCCGGCCGCGTTGACGAACAGGGCGACGGCGTCGGGCAGCGGGAGCACGTCCAGCGACACGACCCGGGTCTGGTCCAGGCCGACCAGCCTGCGGCGACTGGTCACCACCACAAGGCAGCCCGGCGTCCCGGGGAGCAACGGCGCCACCTGCGCCTCGCTCGCCGCGTTGTCCAGCAGGACCAGGACCTTCCGACCGGCCATCCGGCTGCGGTACAACGCGGCACGGTCGTCCAGGTCGCCCGGGATCTGATCGCCCGGCACCCCGATGGCCCGCAGCATCCGGTCCAGCGCGTCAGCGGGCTCGACCGGCGCCACGCCCTCGGTGTAGCCGTGCAGGTCCAGGAACAGCTGACCGTCCGGGAAGTGGCCGGCCATCCGGTGCGCGGCGTGCACCGCGAGCGCCGTCTTCCCGATACCGGCCATCCCGTCGATCGACGTGATCACCACCGTCGACATGTCGGGGATCCGCTCCAGGTCCGCCGACTCCGCCGCCCGGCCGGTGAACGCCGGAGGGGGCGCCGGGAGCTGCCGCGGCACCGCACCCGGGGGCCGCGACGGGAACGCGCCGGACCGCTCCGGCACGTTCCTCGTTCCGATCGCGCCCGTGTCCCGCGCCGCGCCGATCAGTGCGGCCCGTTCCGCCTCGGTCAGGCCCAACGCGGCCGCGAGCAGCTCGAGCGACGAGCTCCGCGGCCGGGCCGCACCACCCGCCTCCAGCCGCCGGATCGACCGGACGCTGATGCCGGATCGCTCGGCCAGCTGCTCCTGGGTCAACAGCGCACGTTCGCGCCATGCCCGCAGACTCGCGCCGATGGCCACGATGGATCACCCCTCGGGGTGTCAGGCTACGGGCGCGGCCGGAACGACCAGCGCCCCCGACCGGAAGTGCTGTGTGTGGATCGGCGGATCCAGGTTTCCGCTGGGTGTGCCGCCGAGCCGGCCTCGTACCGGGCGTACTCGGCCGGTTCGCCGGTGCGCCCAGCGGGAAGCTGGGCCGTCGAGGTACGTGCAGGACTTCCGGTCGGGGGCGCTAGTGTCGCCTTCAGTCCGAGACCCGAGGGAGCCGTCGTGATCACCGCGATCGTCCTGGTGCACACCGCCGCCGACCGCATCCCCGAGACGGCGCAGACCATCGCCGACCTCGACGGGGTGTCCGAGGTCTACTCCTGCGCGGGCGACGTCGACCTGATCGCCGTTGTCAAGGTCGCCGAGCACGACCAGCTCGCCGACGTGATCGCCGGGCGGCTCAGCAAGATCGAGGGCGTGCGGCGCACCGACACCCACATCGCCTTCCGCTCGTACTCCCGCGCCGACACCGAGGCCACCTTCTCCGTCGGCCTGGACTGACCGCGACTCGCGGGTTCCTGGGGACCGTCCTACGGCTTGTGGGCGGTGGAGACCTCGACCCAGCGGGTCAGCAGCCGTTCGGCCGCGCCGGAGTCGATGGCGGCGGCGGCGCGGTCGAGGGCCGCGGGGAAGGCGTCCGCCAGCTGCGCGGGCGGTCCGTCGAACGCGACCAGCGCGCCGGCGGCGTTGAGCAGCACCGCGTCGCGCACGGCGCCGGTGCGCCCGCCGACCAGCGCGCGGAAGACATCGGCGTTCTCCGCCGGGCTGCCGCCACGCAGCGCCTCCCGGGTGGCGGGGGCTAGGCCGAGCGCGGCCGGGTCGATGCTCTCCTGCCGCACCTGCCCTCCGGCGACGACCCAGACCGTGCTGGTGGTCGTGGTGGTGAGCTCGTCGAGGCCGTCGTCGCCGCGGACCACGAGCGCCGACCCCCCGCGTCCGGCGAGCACCTCGGCGATCACGGGCGCGAGCCGCCGGTCGGCGCACCCGACGAGCGCGGCGGGCGGCTGGGCCGGGTTGGTGAGCGGGCCGAGCACGTTCATCGCGGTGGGCACGCCGAGCTCGCGACGCGGTGCGGCCGCGTGCCGCATCGCCGGGTGGAACACCGGGGCGAAGCAGAACCCGATGCCGACCTCCGCCACGCACGCCGCGACGCCATCGGGCGGCAGGTCGATCGCGACGCCGAGCGCCTCGAGCACGTCGGCCGCCCCGCTGGACGACGACGCGGCCCGGTTGCCGTGCTTGACGACCGGCGCCCCCGCGGCCGCAACGACGACCGCGCTCATGGTGGAGATGTTGACGGTGTGCGCCTGGTCGCCACCGGTGCCGACGACGTCCACGGCCGGACCGGCCACCGTGACCCGCCGGGCGTGGCGCAGCATCGCCTCGGCGAGCCCGGCGATCTCGGCGGCCGTCTCCCCCTTGGCCCGCAGCGCGACCAGGAACCCGGCGAGCTGGGCGGGGGTGGCCTCGGCCGAGAGCACCCGGTCCATCACCCACGCGGTGTCGGTGGCGCCGAGGTGCTCGCCGCGGATCAGCCGGCCGAGCAGGCTCGGCCAGCTGAGGACACTCTCAGCCACGGCCTGTGCCGATGGGCGCTGCGCTGCGCGCCGGGAGCGGCGCCGAGCCCCGCAGCACGTCGGCCACCGTCTCGGCGGCGGTGAGCGGGTCGAGCGGGTGCACGAGCACCGCGTCGGCCTGGGACCACGTGGCGAGCCAGCGGTCGTCACGCCTGCGCACCGTGACGATGATCGGCGGGCAGTCGTCGATCTCGTTCTTCAGCTGACGGGAGATGCCCATGCCGCCGGTGGGCTGGGCCTCGCCGTCGAGGATCGCGAGATCGAACTCGCCGGCGTCGGCTCCCTGCAGCACCTCCGCGATCCCGCTCGCCTCGTGGAAGCGGACGCGGGGGAGGTCGGGCGCCGGGCGCCGGCCGATGGCCGAGATGATGGCCTCCCGGACCTCGGGGCGGTGGCTGAACACCAGCACGGTCAGGGTCTCGTGCGCGACGGGGCTGCTCACACTCGGGAACTGTAGTGCGACGTGCTCGTCCGCCCCCTCCCGCCTGCCCGGGGGTAAAGACGACAGCCTGTAGAAGATGGTTCATACTGCCCCGGTGACGACTGCGGCTCCCACCATCAGCGCGCGCATCCACTCGCTGAACCGCCCCAACCTGGTCAGCGTCGGCACCATCGTGTGGCTGTCCAGCGAGCTGATGTTCTTCGCCGGGCTGTTCGCGATCTACTTCACGGCTCGGGCGCAGAACCCGCCGGACGCGACGTGGCCGCCCGCTCCGACGCACCTCAACGTGCCTTACGCGCTGGTCGTGACGATCATCCTCGTCGCGTCCTCGTTCACCTGCCAGTTCGGGGTGTTCGCGGCCGAGCGCGGCGATGTGTACGGGCTGCGCCGCTGGTACCTGCTGACGCTCGCGATGGGCACGGCGTTCGTGCTCGGTCAGGCCTACGAGTACGTGCAGCTGGTGCACGAGGGCACCACGCTCGCGTCGAGCGCCTACGGCACGGTGTTCTACCTGGCCACCGGCTTCCACGGCCTGCACGTCACCGGCGGGCTGATCGCTTTCGTCTACCTGCTGATCCGCACGAAGCTCAGCAAGTTCACCCCGCAGCAGGCCACCGCCGCGATCGTCGTGTCCTACTACTGGCACTTCGTGGACGTCGTGTGGATCGGGCTGTTCGCCGTCATCTACTTCATCCGCTGATACCCGACCGTTAGGGCTGGACGACGCCGACGATGACCACCACACCCCCTTCGAGGAAGCCCCGTGGGCCGCGCAGCCGGTTCCGCCGCCGCGTGGCGGGCGCGCTGGCGCTGGGGATCGGCCTGCTCACCGCGGGTGGCCTGTACACCGCCTTCGCCCCGCAGCCGCAGGTGGCAACGGCGCAGGAGGGCGACGCCGCGCTGATCGCGCAGGGCGAGCAGCTCTACAACAACACCTGCGTCAGCTGTCACGGCTCCAACCTGCAGGGCGTGCAGGACCGCGGTCCGAGCCTCATCGGCGTCGGTGACGCGGCCGTCTACTTCCAGGTCGCGACCGGGCGCATGCCGCTGGCCCGCCAGGAGGCGCAGGCGCAGCGCAAGCCGCCGCCCGCCCAGTTCGACCCGAACACCGAGGAGGGCGCGCGCAACATCGACGCCCTGGGCGCGTTCATCCAGGCCAACGGTGGCGGGCCCACGCGGCCGAACGTCGAGGGTCACGCCCTTCGCGGCGAGGACCCGGCGCGCGGCGGCGAGCTGTTCCGCCTCAACTGCGCGTCCTGCCACAACTTCACCGGACGCGGTGGGGCGCTGTCGTCCGGGAAGTTCGCGCCGTCGCTGGACCCGGCCACCGAGCTGGACATCTACACGGCGATGCTCACGGGACCGCAGAACATGCCGAAGTTCTCCGACCGGCAGCTCTCGCCGGAGGAGAAGGAAGACATCATCGCCTACGTCAAGTCGGTGACGAACGGGAACAACAACCCGGGCGGCGACCCCCTCGGCGGGATCGGACCGGTGTCCGAAGGCCTCGTCGCCTTCATCGTCGGCATCGCCGCCATGGTCGGGTTCGCAATGTGGCTGGGAGCCAAGTCATGACCACCTCGAGCCAGCATCCACCCGCACTCGGCACGGAGAACCCGAAGCCACCCACGCCCACGCCGGCCGAGGTCGAGGACATGACCCTCGACCAGCGCGCGCGGCTCGCCGGTGACCTCGACGACGTCGACGTCGTCCACAACCAGCGCAAGTGGCCGATCCCGGGCACGCGCGCCGAGAAGCGCGCCGAACGGGCCGTGGCGATGTGGTTCGCCATCTCCGCGCTGTCCGGGCTGGCGTTCCTCGTCGCGTTCGTGGCGTGGCCGTTCGAGTACGTGGCGCCCGGTGAGCCCGGCTACCTGACGTACACGCTCTACACGCCGGTCGTCGGCGGCACGTTCGGGCTCTCGGTCCTCGCGATCGGGATCGGCGTGATCTCCTACATCAAGAAGTTCTTCCCGGACGAGGTGTCGGTCCAGCAGCGCCACGACGGCGCCTCCGACGACGTCGCCCGGCTCACCGTCACCGCGCAGCTGGTCAAGGCGGGCAAGGACACCGACATCGCCCGGCGCAAGCTGATCGTCCGGGCCGCCGGCGGGGCGGCGGGTGTGCTCGGCCTCGGGCTGGGCGTCGCGGCCGTCGCGCCGCTGGTGCGCGACCCGTGGAAGGGCGGCGACAACGCCGCGCTGTGGGTCACCCCGTGGAAGCCGGTCAACGGCGAGACCGTCTACCTGCGCCGCGACACGGGCGACCCGCACGAGATCTCGCTCGTCCGCCCCGAGGACCAGGCGCCCGGCTCCATGGAGACGGTGTTCCCGTTCCGGGAGTCCGACCGGGACAACGAGGAAGCCCTGATCCGCAGCCTTCGGGCCTCGGACGCCCCGGTCATGCTGATCCGCCTGCGGCCCGACGAGCGCGTCGTGCACCGCAACGGCCAGGAGAACTTCAACTACGGCGACTACTACGCCTTCTCCAAGATCTGCAGCCACCTGGGCTGCCCCACCTCGCTGTACGAGTCGCAGACCAACCGGATCCTCTGCCCGTGCCACCAGTCGCAGTTCCTGGCCACGGAGTACGCCAGGCCCGTGTTCGGTCCGGCCACCAGGCCGCTCGCCCAGCTTCCTATTACAGTGAACGACGAGGGATACCTCGTGGCCGCGAGCGACTTCGCCGAGCCCGTCGGCCCGGCCTTCTGGGAGCGGAGGTACAACCCGTGAGCGCCCTCACCACTCCGACGGGCTCGGGAGCCAACGCCAAGGTGATCGGCGCCCTCGACGAGCTCGACCAGCGCTACCACCCGGCCGCTGGCCTGCGGAAGCAGTTCAACAAGGTCTTCCCGACCCACTGGTCGTTCATGCTCGGTGAGGTCGCGCTCTACAGCTTCATCGTGCTGCTGCTGTCGGGCACCTACCTCGCACTCTTCTTCGACCCCTCCATGGAGGAGGTCACCTACAACGGCACGTTCGAGAACCTGCGCGGCATCCACATGTCGCGGGCGTACGAGAGCACCCTGCAGATCTCCTTCGAGGTCCGCGGCGGGCTGTTCGTCCGCCAGGTGCACCACTGGGCGGCGCTGCTGTTCATGGCCGCGATGGTCGTGCACATGTTCCGCACGTACTTCACCGGCGCCTTCCGCAAGCCGCGCGAGGCCAACTGGGTGATCGGCGTGCTGCTGCTGTTCCTCGGCTTCTTCGCCGGGTTCACCGGCTACTCGATCCCCGACGACCTGCTGTCCGGCACGGGCCTGCGGATCGCGTCCGGGTTCATGCTGGCCGTCCCGGTGGTCGGCACGTGGAGCCACTGGGCGATCTTCGGTGGTGAGTTCCCCGGTACCGAGATCATCCCGCGGCTCTACATCGTGCACGTGCTGCTCATCCCGGGCATCCTGCTCGCGCTGATCGCGGTGCACGTCGGGCTGGTCTGGTACCAGAAGCACACCCAGTTCCCCGGCCCGGGCCGCACGGAGGGCAACGTCGTGGGCGTGCGGATCCTTCCGGCGTTCGCGGCCAAGGGCGGCGCGTTCTTCGCCGTCACGGTCGGCGTCCTCGGGATCATGGGCGGACTGCTGCAGATCAACCCGATCTGGAACTTCGGGCCCTACAACGCGGCCCACGTCTCCGCCGGGTCCCAGCCCGACTGGTACGTCCTCTTCACCGAGGGCATGCTGCGGATCTTCCCGCCGTGGGACATCTACCTCGGGGACTACAACGTCCCGCCCGCGTTCTGGGCGAGCCCGGCATTCCTCCCGATCCTCTACACGATCGCCGGGGCGTACCCGTGGATCGAGCGGAAGTTCACCAAGGACAACGCCCTGCACAACCTGCTGCAGCGCCCGCGGGACGTGCCGGTCCGCACGTCGCTGGGCGTCATGGGCATCTCCTTCTACACGGTGCTCGTCCTGTCGGGAAGCAACGACCTGATCGCCTACTTCTTCGACGTCTCGCTCAACGCCACCACGTGGGCGGGCCGCATCGGGGTGCTGGTGGTCCCGCCGATCGCCTACTGGGTGACCTATCGGATCTGCATCGGCCTGCAGCGCTCCGACCGGGCGGTGCTCGAGCACGGCATCGAGACCGGCATCATCAAGCGACTGCCCCACGGTGAGTTCATCGAGGTGCACCAGCCGCTGGGCGGTGTCGACGACCACGGCCACGCGATCCCGCTGGAGTACCAGGGCGCCCCGGTGCCCAAGCGGATGAACCAGCTCGGCATGGGCGGCGCACCGGTCCCCGGCTCGCTGCTCACGCCGGACCCGGCCGACCAGACCGTGGCCCTGGAGCGGGCCCGGCACGAGGAGGCCGAGCGGGAGGCCGCGGCCCGCAACGGGCACCAGCCCCCCGAGGTCGCCACCCGCACGGAAGAGCGTGAGGCGATCGGCCAGCAGTAAGGTCCCGATCACCACGAGAAGGCCCCGCCGGTCGCCCGGCGGGGCCTTCGTCGTTCCGCCCGCCGCCCGATCCCATTCGCCAGAACGCGCCCGCGCACGCCGATTCGGACGGCGCATCCCGCCTCCGCTGACGCGACCCGTCGATCCGTGGCGTCAGCGGACAGGGGGTACCTGGGCGGAGAAGGGGTGCGTCAGCGCGGCCGCCAACCGCCCGCTCCCCCACCCCCCGCCGCCGGCGCCCCGTCTCGGCCGACGCACCCCGTCTCTTACGCGGACCGTCTGGGGCTCGGCCATTGCACAACCATCCTCAGACGCAGGCGACTGCGTATCCCCCCTTGCGGGCGAACTCGTCGAAACCTGCCGGCAGACCCTGAACGAGCGGAGGGGTTGCGAGGCCACCACGAGCAGGTACGACCCGCTTGAGGGGCAACTGCTCGACGACGTAGGCCGGGGGATCGGTGGTCACCCGAGACGGGCGATGCGCGGGGTTGGCGAGGCGGTGACGATCCGCGAAGCGTGACCGACGCACTCAAATGAGGAGCAGCACATGAGTACCGGGAACCCGTTCCGGTCACCGACGGAACAGCGCAAGTCGGCGTGGGCCAGCTTCTGCCGGAGAGCCGGATGAGCGGCCTCGCGCGGTACACGGCGATGCTGCGGTGCTGTCGTGGCTGCTGACCAGGTTCGCGTCGTCGAGGTCGAAACCAGACCCAACTCGCCCACAAGTCCACGGCCGAACGGCGATCCGCGGAAGGACGGGACTGAGGCACCCCTGCAGATCACCGCCTCAGCAATTTCCTGGCTGAATCAGCGCCTCCTCCACACACGACGGTTCAACCGGGTTACAGCTGGAGTTCGATGATGTCGAGCGGCGATGCTCATGGCGTGATTTTCGATGTGGATGGTGTGCTCCGGTGGGGGTCGCTCCGTCGTCTGCTGGGGCGGCTTCGAGCCCTGCGCACGACCAGTCTCCGAGATCGCCGTTCGATGCTGGCCATGCCCCGTCTCATCCGCGCACTTTCAGCTGATCTGGGCAGCGCGCCGGTGTTCTACTTGACGGCCTTTCCGAGCGTGCTGGCTCGGCCGATCACGTCCCTGCTCAGACGTGATGGCTATCCTTCGGGCACGCTGCTGACGATGGGCCGCAACTTCGCGCCGCGATGGGTCGTCGGGGGCAGCAGGGCGCGCAAGCTTGCTGGCATCGAACACCTCGCGGACCGGATGCCGAACGTGCGATGGGTGCTCCTCGGGGATGATGGGGGGCACGACCCGCAGGTATTCGTCGATTTCGCGTGCCGCCGCCGGGACCGTCTTGCGGTGATCGCGTTGCGGCAGGTGTTCGACGTAGGTCGCTCGAAGATCAATCTGTCCTCCCGGGCCGACGAGATTGTCGGTGCGGCCCTGGTCGGGGCACCGAACGGCGAGGAGCTACTGCCGTTGGTGCGAGCCGCTCTCGGGATCGGGCAACCCCGGGAGGGATCGGTCGCGGACTGGTTCCTCTCGGAGTTCGAGCGCGGCAATGCGGCCACCCGCCTCAGGGCATGGACCGAGGGCAACGCAGTGCGCCCACTGGTGCACGGACATGTGTACTACGACGCCCTGGCGAGAGTGCTGGCCGCGGCGGGCGACGGCGATTCGGTCCAGTTCGTGGGGTGGCGAGGGGATGCCGATGAGCTCCTCGCCGACGGCGGGCCGACGGTCGTCGAGGCGCTTTCCGGGGCGGCGGGTCGTGGGGCGAGGGTGCGTGGGCTGCTCTGGCACGCCCACACGGGCGCGGTGGGTTCGCAGGTGGGTCCGAACCGGATGCTCGCCCTGGCCGTGGGCAAGGCGGGTGGTGAGGTGCTGCTGGACCAGCGGGTGCTCCCGTTCGGCTGCCACCACCAGAAGATGGTCATCGTCCGCCATCCCGGCCGTCCCCGGGACGATGTGGCGTTCGTCGGCGGCATCGACCTCGACCACGGCAGCCGCGACGACGCCGATCACCGTGGCGATCGGCAGAGCGTGGGAGCCGATCCCGTGTACGGACCCAACCCCGCCTATCACGACGTACAACTGGAGCTGCAGGGTCCGGTGGTGCGGGAGGCGGAGGAGACCTTCCGCGAGCGGTGGCAGAACCCGGCAGCGGTGTCGCGGCTGCCCTGGCACGTGGTACCCGACCGGATCCACGGCCTTCCCCGCACCGCCTCTCCGCTCCCGCCGGCGTCACCCGCCCCCCCGGCCACCGGTACGTGCTCGGTCCAGCTGCTGCGGACCTACCCGCGCCGACGACCCCGCTACCCGTATGCCCCGTCAGGGGAACGCAGCATCGCCCTGGCCTACACCAAGGCGCTCGGCCGGGCGGAGCAACTGATCTATATCGAGGACCAGTACCTGTGGTCGTTCGACGTCGCCCGCATCTTCGCCGCCGCCCTCCAGCGGTCGTCACGACTCCGTGTGATCGCCGTGGTGCCTCGGCGGCCGGACAACGAGAACCAGTTCTACAACGAGGCGGCGATGTTGGGACACGCCGAAGCCCTGGCCATGGTGCGGGAGGCGGGCGGGGACCGGGTCCAGGTGCTCGATGTCGAGAACCTGCAGGGCTTACCCGTTTACGTTCATTCGAAGCTGTGCGTCGTCGACGATGTCTGGGCAGCGGTCGGTAGCGACAACTTCAACACGAGGTCCTGGACGCACGACTCCGAGCTGACCGTCGCGGTGTTGGACACCGAACGTGACCCGCGCGCCCCGACCGATCCCGGTGGGCTCGGGGACGGAGCCCGCCGGTTCGCGCGTGAACTACGTCTCACGCTGATGCGCGAACACCTCGACCTCGACGAGGACGATGATCTGCTCGACCCCACTGGGGCCGCGGAAACCGTCCGCAAGAGCGCCGCCGAGCTCGACGCGTGGCATGACGGCGGATGCCACGGACCCCGACCTGCCGGCCGACTGCGCAGCCACCCCATCGGTAAGGAAGGCAAGCTGCCCGCCCGGCATCGCTGGCTCACCGCCCCGATCTACCGGTCCTTTCTCGACCCGGACGGTCGCCCCCTTGATATGCGACTGCGGCGCACCTACTGAGCCGACCGGGCGGATGCCGTGCGTCCTGGGTCGACCGCCACCTCGCCCAGTCGGTCGTGAACCGGATACCTGCGGCCCGCTCCCGCGGGCGTCGGGTTGTGGCGCATGGAGGTCCTCGGCGGCGAGGGTGGATGCGCAGCGCGGTCAACGGCTCCTTTGGTGCGAGGGACATAGCCCTTGGCGGCGGACCCAAGACGCGGCGACGCCGCGCTCACCTCCTGGGGATGAGGCTGCCGCCCGCGGAAGCCCGCACGATCGCCCTCGGAGGAACGGTTGGCAGACCATGACCGACAAGAGGGCGCGAACGGAACGCGGAGCTCGTCGAGCCGCTGCGCGTACACCCGAAAAGGATGGTGCACTTCGCGAACGACGGGGGGTGCCCTCGGCGTCCGCTGAAGTACGCGGGCGAGATCGACCATGTCGAGCCCGGCCTCGACAGGGTCGATGTCAACGCGGTGCAGTTC
This window harbors:
- a CDS encoding Lrp/AsnC family transcriptional regulator, with amino-acid sequence MITAIVLVHTAADRIPETAQTIADLDGVSEVYSCAGDVDLIAVVKVAEHDQLADVIAGRLSKIEGVRRTDTHIAFRSYSRADTEATFSVGLD
- the trpD gene encoding anthranilate phosphoribosyltransferase; its protein translation is MAESVLSWPSLLGRLIRGEHLGATDTAWVMDRVLSAEATPAQLAGFLVALRAKGETAAEIAGLAEAMLRHARRVTVAGPAVDVVGTGGDQAHTVNISTMSAVVVAAAGAPVVKHGNRAASSSSGAADVLEALGVAIDLPPDGVAACVAEVGIGFCFAPVFHPAMRHAAAPRRELGVPTAMNVLGPLTNPAQPPAALVGCADRRLAPVIAEVLAGRGGSALVVRGDDGLDELTTTTTSTVWVVAGGQVRQESIDPAALGLAPATREALRGGSPAENADVFRALVGGRTGAVRDAVLLNAAGALVAFDGPPAQLADAFPAALDRAAAAIDSGAAERLLTRWVEVSTAHKP
- a CDS encoding response regulator transcription factor, yielding MSSPVAHETLTVLVFSHRPEVREAIISAIGRRPAPDLPRVRFHEASGIAEVLQGADAGEFDLAILDGEAQPTGGMGISRQLKNEIDDCPPIIVTVRRRDDRWLATWSQADAVLVHPLDPLTAAETVADVLRGSAPLPARSAAPIGTGRG
- a CDS encoding cytochrome c oxidase subunit 3 — translated: MVHTAPVTTAAPTISARIHSLNRPNLVSVGTIVWLSSELMFFAGLFAIYFTARAQNPPDATWPPAPTHLNVPYALVVTIILVASSFTCQFGVFAAERGDVYGLRRWYLLTLAMGTAFVLGQAYEYVQLVHEGTTLASSAYGTVFYLATGFHGLHVTGGLIAFVYLLIRTKLSKFTPQQATAAIVVSYYWHFVDVVWIGLFAVIYFIR
- a CDS encoding c-type cytochrome, coding for MTTTPPSRKPRGPRSRFRRRVAGALALGIGLLTAGGLYTAFAPQPQVATAQEGDAALIAQGEQLYNNTCVSCHGSNLQGVQDRGPSLIGVGDAAVYFQVATGRMPLARQEAQAQRKPPPAQFDPNTEEGARNIDALGAFIQANGGGPTRPNVEGHALRGEDPARGGELFRLNCASCHNFTGRGGALSSGKFAPSLDPATELDIYTAMLTGPQNMPKFSDRQLSPEEKEDIIAYVKSVTNGNNNPGGDPLGGIGPVSEGLVAFIVGIAAMVGFAMWLGAKS
- a CDS encoding ubiquinol-cytochrome c reductase iron-sulfur subunit — protein: MTTSSQHPPALGTENPKPPTPTPAEVEDMTLDQRARLAGDLDDVDVVHNQRKWPIPGTRAEKRAERAVAMWFAISALSGLAFLVAFVAWPFEYVAPGEPGYLTYTLYTPVVGGTFGLSVLAIGIGVISYIKKFFPDEVSVQQRHDGASDDVARLTVTAQLVKAGKDTDIARRKLIVRAAGGAAGVLGLGLGVAAVAPLVRDPWKGGDNAALWVTPWKPVNGETVYLRRDTGDPHEISLVRPEDQAPGSMETVFPFRESDRDNEEALIRSLRASDAPVMLIRLRPDERVVHRNGQENFNYGDYYAFSKICSHLGCPTSLYESQTNRILCPCHQSQFLATEYARPVFGPATRPLAQLPITVNDEGYLVAASDFAEPVGPAFWERRYNP
- a CDS encoding cytochrome b codes for the protein MSALTTPTGSGANAKVIGALDELDQRYHPAAGLRKQFNKVFPTHWSFMLGEVALYSFIVLLLSGTYLALFFDPSMEEVTYNGTFENLRGIHMSRAYESTLQISFEVRGGLFVRQVHHWAALLFMAAMVVHMFRTYFTGAFRKPREANWVIGVLLLFLGFFAGFTGYSIPDDLLSGTGLRIASGFMLAVPVVGTWSHWAIFGGEFPGTEIIPRLYIVHVLLIPGILLALIAVHVGLVWYQKHTQFPGPGRTEGNVVGVRILPAFAAKGGAFFAVTVGVLGIMGGLLQINPIWNFGPYNAAHVSAGSQPDWYVLFTEGMLRIFPPWDIYLGDYNVPPAFWASPAFLPILYTIAGAYPWIERKFTKDNALHNLLQRPRDVPVRTSLGVMGISFYTVLVLSGSNDLIAYFFDVSLNATTWAGRIGVLVVPPIAYWVTYRICIGLQRSDRAVLEHGIETGIIKRLPHGEFIEVHQPLGGVDDHGHAIPLEYQGAPVPKRMNQLGMGGAPVPGSLLTPDPADQTVALERARHEEAEREAAARNGHQPPEVATRTEEREAIGQQ
- a CDS encoding phosphatase domain-containing protein, with the protein product MSSGDAHGVIFDVDGVLRWGSLRRLLGRLRALRTTSLRDRRSMLAMPRLIRALSADLGSAPVFYLTAFPSVLARPITSLLRRDGYPSGTLLTMGRNFAPRWVVGGSRARKLAGIEHLADRMPNVRWVLLGDDGGHDPQVFVDFACRRRDRLAVIALRQVFDVGRSKINLSSRADEIVGAALVGAPNGEELLPLVRAALGIGQPREGSVADWFLSEFERGNAATRLRAWTEGNAVRPLVHGHVYYDALARVLAAAGDGDSVQFVGWRGDADELLADGGPTVVEALSGAAGRGARVRGLLWHAHTGAVGSQVGPNRMLALAVGKAGGEVLLDQRVLPFGCHHQKMVIVRHPGRPRDDVAFVGGIDLDHGSRDDADHRGDRQSVGADPVYGPNPAYHDVQLELQGPVVREAEETFRERWQNPAAVSRLPWHVVPDRIHGLPRTASPLPPASPAPPATGTCSVQLLRTYPRRRPRYPYAPSGERSIALAYTKALGRAEQLIYIEDQYLWSFDVARIFAAALQRSSRLRVIAVVPRRPDNENQFYNEAAMLGHAEALAMVREAGGDRVQVLDVENLQGLPVYVHSKLCVVDDVWAAVGSDNFNTRSWTHDSELTVAVLDTERDPRAPTDPGGLGDGARRFARELRLTLMREHLDLDEDDDLLDPTGAAETVRKSAAELDAWHDGGCHGPRPAGRLRSHPIGKEGKLPARHRWLTAPIYRSFLDPDGRPLDMRLRRTY